A DNA window from Danio aesculapii chromosome 1, fDanAes4.1, whole genome shotgun sequence contains the following coding sequences:
- the si:ch211-114l13.9 gene encoding caspase b isoform X2: MASTKTAIVDVLNNLLEGEFKEFKWHLSNKETLENSIPRGKLEKADRQDVVDFMEQHFGTSDAGKVAIRVLRSMNQNNFAGQLKKTLTEVSKDVDSGSSSSRGTPPTAPSPPAGVVVNFNSSGGSIQAPVIHGSVINGSMTFK, from the exons ATGGCTTCAACCAAAACAGCGATTGTTGATGTGCTCAACAACCTTCTGGAAGGCGAGTTCAAAGAGTTTAAATGGCATCTGTCGAATAAGGAGACCCTTGAAAACTCCATTCCTCGAGGAAAACTAGAGAAAGCCGATCGGCAGGATGTTGTGGATTTCATGGAGCAGCATTTCGGCACTTCAGATGCGGGGAAGGTAGCGATCCGCGTGCTGCGCAGCATGAATCAAAACAACTTCGCAGGACAACTGAAGAAGACACTTACGGAGGTGTCTAAAG ATGTTGATTCTGGCTCTTCATCATCCCGTGGAACTCCTCCGACTGCTCCGAGTCCACCTGCAGGAGTTGTAGTGAACTTTAACAGTAGCGGAGGAAGCATACAGGCTCCTGTCATTCACGGCTCTGTGATTAATGGCTCAATGACCTTCAAATAG
- the nxnl1 gene encoding LOW QUALITY PROTEIN: nucleoredoxin-like protein 1 (The sequence of the model RefSeq protein was modified relative to this genomic sequence to represent the inferred CDS: deleted 1 base in 1 codon), whose translation MVDLFLGKVLVKNNKDRDELDTEREIILRLQNRILMLFFGSGESEKCQDFAPTLKDFYKKLTDEFYVERSAQLVLLYISLDSSEEQQEKFLKELPKRCLFLPYEDPYRQELGVMFEVRDLPRVVVLRPDCSVLSPNAVSEICTLGTDCYRNWQEGAELIDRNFMMNEEFDEGKMRSMTDPIRRIKYKVEDEKKKKKKKDDDDDEEGGGGGGPWG comes from the exons ATGGTAGACTTGTTTCTGGGGAAGGTTTTGGTGAAAAACAACAAGGAC CGGGATGAGCTGGACACAGAGCGCGAGATCATCCTGCGGCTCCAGAACCGAATTCTCATGCTGTTCTTCGGCTCCGGCGAGAGCGAGAAGTGTCAGGATTTCGCACCGACGCTGAAAGATTTCTATAAAAAGCTAACGGATGAGTTTTACGTGGAGCGTTCGGCTCAGCTGGTGCTGCTGTACATCTCGCTGGACTCGTCAGAAGAGCAGCAGGAGAAGTTCCTAAAGGAGCTGCCCAAACGCTGCCTGTTCCTGCCCTACGAGGACCCCTACAGGCA ggAGCTGGGTGTGATGTTCGAGGTGCGGGATCTGCCGAGGGTGGTGGTTCTGCGTCCCGACTGCTCGGTTCTCTCTCCTAACGCAGTGTCTGAAATCTGCACGCTGGGGACCGACTGTTACCGCAACTGGCAGGAGGGAGCGGAGCTTATCGACAGAAACTTCATGATGAACGAGGAGTTCGATGAGGGAAAGATGCGCAGCATGACCGACCCCATCAGAAGAATCAAATATAAGGTGGAGgatgagaagaagaagaagaaaaagaaggatgatgatgacgatgaggaaggtggaggaggaggaggacccTGGGGCTGA
- the si:ch211-114l13.9 gene encoding caspase b isoform X1, with protein MASTKTAIVDVLNNLLEGEFKEFKWHLSNKETLENSIPRGKLEKADRQDVVDFMEQHFGTSDAGKVAIRVLRSMNQNNFAGQLKKTLTEVSKVSDVDSGSSSSRGTPPTAPSPPAGVVVNFNSSGGSIQAPVIHGSVINGSMTFK; from the exons ATGGCTTCAACCAAAACAGCGATTGTTGATGTGCTCAACAACCTTCTGGAAGGCGAGTTCAAAGAGTTTAAATGGCATCTGTCGAATAAGGAGACCCTTGAAAACTCCATTCCTCGAGGAAAACTAGAGAAAGCCGATCGGCAGGATGTTGTGGATTTCATGGAGCAGCATTTCGGCACTTCAGATGCGGGGAAGGTAGCGATCCGCGTGCTGCGCAGCATGAATCAAAACAACTTCGCAGGACAACTGAAGAAGACACTTACGGAGGTGTCTAAAG TTTCAGATGTTGATTCTGGCTCTTCATCATCCCGTGGAACTCCTCCGACTGCTCCGAGTCCACCTGCAGGAGTTGTAGTGAACTTTAACAGTAGCGGAGGAAGCATACAGGCTCCTGTCATTCACGGCTCTGTGATTAATGGCTCAATGACCTTCAAATAG